Sequence from the Lentimicrobiaceae bacterium genome:
AGGACAAACCGAAGTACATCTTCCGCACTCCGTACAGGTAAGCGAATCGAAGTAGTTTTTCCACGAAATATCCGTTACGTCTTTTACTCCAAACCTTTGTATTTCGGCTGGCGGTTCATTTGTGTCGAAAGCTGCGTTTGGGTCTAACATTAGTTTTACTTCTTTGGTAATTTCGTCCATATTGGTGAGTTTACCAAGCGGTTCAAGGCGAACTAAAAATGTGTTTGGAACCGATAAAAATACGTGGAAATGCTTAGAATACGGCAGGATGTTGGCAAATAAGAATATTAGCAAAATATGCATCCACCAAAAAATATCGTGCCAAATATGAAGTTGATGAACACTCGCATTTGCATATAATATATCGGATAGATAATTGCTAACGGGAAATACTCCAACAGACGGCGTTCCGGTAACGGCTTTAAGCTGTACGTATGCCGAATTTAAGCCCAACAACGAAATCATCAGAAGTAAAATCAAGGTAAGAGCAACATTAGCATCTTGATGAGATTTTTTCTTCATTTCAATCCCACTAAAACGTGGAATGTGCATAAAAATACGTCTGATAAGGAAAGCTATGATAGAAATTGCTATCAACAGAGCAAAAATATCTCCAAAAGCTATCATAAAGTCGTAAAATCCTCCCAAGACACCCAAAGACCTTTCAAGTCTGCCCACTCCGTCGATAACCATCTCGATACTGCCGAACAGTATTACACAAAATCCCCAAAAAACTATTGCATGCATTAAACCTATTACAGGACGACGGAATATTTTTGTTTGTCCGAAAGCAACTTTAAGCATGTTTTTAAACCTCTTGCCTATGTTTTTTATAGGGAAATTGGCTTTTGTGAGCTTAAAGTTATTGATAATCTTACTAATAGTATAGGCAAATACTCCTAATGTAATAAGAAGTGCAATTATAAAAACTATTTGTTTTACCATTATGCAAGTAAAATTAAGTTAATACTATTTTTGCTGCATGTCTTTGACAGCTTGAATAAGTTGCGGTAGTACTTTTTGAGCATCGCCAACAATACCGTACTGTGCTTGTTCAAAAATAGGAGCATCTTTATCGGTGTTGATAGCAACTATATACTTCGATGAGCTAACGCCGGCTATATGTTGGGTTGCACCCGAAATTCCGAAAGCAAAATATAGATTTGGAGCTATAATTTTACCTGTCTGACCTGTATGCTCTTCATGGGGACGCCAACCTTCGTCGGAAACAGGACGAGAGCATGCTGTTGCAGCACCGAGCAAACTTGCTAATTCTTCAAGCGGAGCCCAATTATCAGGCGATTTCATACCTCTTCCACCCGAAACAACTATTTCGGCATCGTTTAGAAGTATTTTACCTGTTTGTTTTTCGGTGTTTTCCAATTTAATATTGGATGCTTCGGTGCTTACAGTCAACTTTTCAATATTAACTGTTTGTGGATTTTCGCTAATCTCGAACGAGTTTTGAGCAAGCGTTATGATTTTCGTTTGACTCTTAAGTTCAACATCTGCGAAAGCTTTACCCGAAAATACTTTTTTGTAAACCACAAAAGGATTTACGCTAATTGGTAGCTTGCTTACTCCTGTTGCAATTGCTGCATTAAGGCGAACCGATAATCTGGACGAAATGGCTTTGCCTTTGTTATTGTTTGCAAAAATTATTAGCTCGGCATTGCATTTTTTGGCAACTTCTTCAATTATTTTTGTGTAGTTTCTATCATTAAAATCCTGATTATCATCTACTTGATATATGTGAGAAGCTCCGTATTTGCCCAAAATCATCAGTTGGTCTTCGGGAACATTGCCTATTGAAACTACTTTCAGGTCGGTGTTCATCATTTTTGCAACGCTGTATCCGTACGATACAAGTTCAAACGATAACTTTTTGAATTGGTTATCCCAATTTTCGGTATATATTAAAACTGACATATTATTTTCTGCTTTTTTGGTTAATAATTAAAGAACTTTAGCTTCGTTTTGCAAAAGGGTGATGAGTTCGCCTGCATTGTCGGCATCAACAAACTTGCATGCTGCACGTGGTACAGGTTTTTCCAATTGCGTAATTTGGGTAAACGAGTCGGTTGCAACGGGCTCAACCACTTTTATAGGTTTGGTACGAGCTTGCATAATTCCTCTCATAGCTGCAATTCGGGGTTCTTTTGCAATACCTTTTTGAACAACAAACAAGGCAGTGTTTGGAACAGTAAGAGTTTCCCTACCGCCGTCGATTTCGCGAATTACTTTTGCATGTCCGTTTTCAATTTCTAAGGAAGAAACTCCGGTAACTGAATCGATATTTAAAAGTTCGGCAAGCATGCCACCAACGGTTGAGCCATTGTGGTCGCTCGATTCAATTCCGCAAAGAATAATATCGAAACCTTCGTCTTTAACTGCATTTGCCAATTGTTTGGCTGTATTAAAAGCGTCGTCGGCTTTGGTGTTAACTCTAATAGCAGAGTCGGCTCCAATTGCTAATGCTTTCCTAATTGTAGGATCGGAAGTAGCTTCGCCAACGTGAGCCACAACAACACTGCTAATATTGTTAGAAGCGTTTTCTTTAAGTTCAATAGCACGCGTAAGTGCCAATTCGTCCCAAGGATTAATGACCCACTGAACACCTGTAAAATCAACCGACTTATTATCGTCGGCGAATTTTATCTTAGTTGTTGTATCGGGTACATTACTAATACAAACTAATATTTTCACTTTATTTTAATTTTTGGTTATTATTAATTTTTTGCAAAGGTATCCTTTTTATCGTTATTTTTTAACAATATCTACAAAAAAGTATATTTTACTCGAAAATTATTTTGGGTAACCCACTGATTGTGCCAGCAATACCTTAAAATTACTATCTAAGTTAAGTAATTTAATAAGTTTATCATTATCGAAAGAGCCGCGAGCTACGGTTGCCAAACCTTCCGAAGCACAATACAAGTAGATGTTTTGCGAAATATATCCGCAGTTGGTATATGAAAATTCGGCTTTTGCCGATTTACTGTTATCGCAGACAAACAAAATGTTTATAGCTGCCGTACCTACAAACTCCTGATGACCGGCAGAAGCTCTGTAATCGCCTTTTTTTATTAGTTTGGCGACATTATTTTTTGCGTCGTAAAAGTAAATTCCGTTTCTATCGCAGAAATAAAGCTCTAATTCTTGTTTGTTAAGAGCAGTTGGAGCTGTTCTTTTGTCGGGTCTGTTAAAACCGTTTGCAGCCCACAAAAGATTTGAAAGTTCTTGCAAAGACAAGTCCTTGTCCGAAAACTCTCTGGAACTCTTGCGTTCGCTTAATGCTTGCATTAATGGTTTACCGATGTTTTTTTGCGGTTCTGGCAATTTAATATCCTGCCCTGAGATAAAAGTTGTCATAGTCATAATAGCAATAATTGTTAATAAAATTTTTTTCATAGGTTTATAATGTTTAAATAATATTTAAGTAACAAAAATACATTTATTTATTCAATAATAAAAATTAATAATACTTAAATGTTGGGTTCAACAACAATATTAATTGCTAAATGCGGAAGGGAAAGGAGAGATTGGGGTGTAACGTTTTGGCACTACGTGGCACGTCTTTATATATGGTTAAGCTTTGTGTATATTTGGTGGTCGCCTTTTATTTTTTATTTAACAACTCTGCAACGACACTTTTTAATTCGTCATAGTGATATTTTAATCTTTCAAGAACTTTTGTTTCATTATCATTATCAATTTCAATTTCTTCCACATACAGATAGACTTTATTATCTCCATATGGATTTTTTTTAGGAATCCTATCAGGATATCTGATTTTTAATATCTCTTCATACGGCTCATAATCTTTTACAGACCAAGTTGTGATGTAAATTATAAATTTACCTAAAGGGTTTTGATTATAAGATGAGTAGCAAGATTCTATTCCAATGCGAGGCAATTCAGTGTTAGCGTTAAATTTATCAATGACTAAGAGCCAACCATCCCAATGAGTCCAATTTTCATCTATACGCTCTTTAATTATGTTCAAAATCTCACTAATTTTATTTATTCGAATACTCTGAATTTGCTGTTTGACTTTATTATACTGGTCAATCATTTCTTCAACATTGTCCTTGTTCTCAATAAAAAAACTAACCATTTCATCATCAATTCTTCCATCCATATTTTCAATTGTTTCAATAAAATCATACATAATTGTTACATATTTTGGGTTGGCTTGTGAAAAGTAATTGCCAACATTTTTTTTAAGGTTTTCAAAAAACTCTGAATAATAGACTTTTACAAATCCATTATCATACATTTTTGTTAATTCACTTTGGTCTGTAATTTTTTTAACTGACAATACAATTTTAAAAATTTTATCCTTATTAATTTCACACTGATTTGCCTTTTTATTTATGGTTTCTTTGTAACTATCAAGAGGATTATAAAGAGGTGCATAAATTTTATTCTCAATTCCAATAATAAAGTTAGTACCTGTAATTAAGATATCAAGTCTTTTATTGTCTTCTGATTGAACTTCAGTATCAACAGTGATCTGGGTATCCCGAACGTATAAAGGGTTTTCTTTATTAATAGTATCGAATAGTGATTTCAAAAATAAATCTTTCAATCCGTGTTCATTATTAGGTTGAAAGAAAAATGCTAAAATCCTACTACAAATTTCTTCAAATCTATTACCCGGATATCTGCAGATATCTAAATATGTTGTATGATATTCAAATTTGGGAATTTGTTTAAACTCCTCAATAAGTTTCGAATAATCGTCAATATTACTCATAATGTCTTAACTTAAAGATATATCCTTTGGGGTTTCAATTATACAATGCTGTTATCTTTCTTTTCCTTAGGTGTCGCCTAACGTCTTATATACTCAACAAATGTACAACATTTTTAAAATAAACAACTTATAATGTTATAAAAAACAAATTTATTTAACTAATAAACAAATTAAATAACTATTAAATATTATTTTTATACTTAATGGTAAAATCCGAAAAGAAAAAGAAGCGTTTTATTAGTACTCCAACGTATTCTGGAGGTAAGGCTGCTTTTGGTAAATTTATAAAAGCGAATTTGAAATATCCGGAAAAGGCTTACAATATGCTATTGAGCGTTTTGTTTTTGTCATTCTTTTTCAATCCATTCTATATATTGTTCCAATGTTACAATCAATCTTTGATTATCATTTGTTTTATCAATTTTTGAAAGGCAGTCTTTAAGCCAATTCTTTATATCCTTTTTATATGAAATTAGTCCAACATCCATAGGTAAAGTGTCTGGCAAACCTTTATATTTAGTAGTTTTCGCTGAAACAATAGGTTTTGATAAAGATTCTGCAGTCGGCTTACTACCATTAATTGTTAGGTAGAAAATCTTGTAATTCCCACTTAAACCCTTTTCTTCTTGTGTTTTTATATGATTCCTCCAGTACCTGTATAATTGATTTGGTCTATCTTTTGCGCCTTTAACCTTGTTTTCTATTATGTAAATATTCTTTTTTTCTTTATCTTGAAGTATTAAATCAACAAAACCCTTTTTTCCAGTTTTAACTTCAGTTTCAACTGATAAAGATTCTAAATATTCGCTCTTAAGTACATCAATAACAAAGCTTTTAAAAAATAAGTCATTCTGATTATGTTTTCCTTTTCTGTGCAATAGTTTTTTTAGAAATGAGGTATGTCCCGCCTCGGAAAAGGTAAGATTTCTAAATAAATTAAAAGTTTCCATATTTTATCAATATAATTAATATATAAAATTCGTTTCTTAATCTTGTAGGTAACACACGATTCACAAATCAAATGTACAACATTTTTTTAAAAGCAATAACTAAGAGTACATTTATTTTGGGAATATGGAAAGTTTAGCGATTGAAGTAGAATATTGATTGGGGTTTGTATATGTGCAGTGAAGATTTCGGAGCACTTCATTGTCAATCAGCACTACACTTAAGTATAAGCACAAAGCTTCATTTACAGACCGAGCCGTCAGTTTCTTGTAGCCGTTGTTAGCAGTAGTTCGCAATTAATATTTTGTTTGACCCTTCCACATGTCTATGTATTCTATATTTAAGCCCTCGTTTCATCAATTTGTTTTCTATGTCTTTAGTCTCTGTGTGAGGATCACATAAAGTATTGAAAATAATCGTTCCGCCAAGACACAGTTTGTTAATTATTCCACGCCAAAAGTCCAGCAGTAGGAATTTGTCCGGAATCTTATTGTCAATGAATAGGTCTATAATGATTAGATCGAACATAGTATTGTCATTCATGACATAATCAAAAGCGTCATCGCAAATTATTTTAGTTTTGTCGTCTTCAGAAATTCCGAATTCTTTTTTAGCAATTTCAATTATTACCGGGTCAATTTCAACAGCGGTTATTCTGTTAGCGTAATTAAATTCTTTTCTTAATGTTTTTATAACGCAACCACCACCAAGCCCCAGAACCAAAATGTTCCTTGTTTTAGAAAGATCGGTATTCAACAAGCCGAATTTCAAAACTCTTTGCAATGCTCCATAAGAATAATTTGTGTTCTCTGTATTTAGTAATGTCCTTCCGTTAAAAGTGGTCAATTCAAGATAACCGCTATACTCAGATTTTATTTTTCTGGTTATAGGGAAAATGAAACTTACTATTTTTCTTTTCATACAATTACCGCTAACGGTTTATATTCTTGACGAATGTACAACATTCGTACACATTAAACTTATAACATTCAAGTAGCAAAGTTACATTTATTTAATATAATATACAAAATTCCCAAAACTTTTCAAATTCTTGAAGTTTTAGGAGTTTTGGGTTGAGTATGGATGGTTTAGCATTTGAGATACAACGTTCTGCGTTTATGTGCAGTAGCGAATTAGAAACACTTTCCTGTCCGTTTAGCACAAAGTTTTTTAGAAGCACAGACCTTAGTTTTACCACTTCACCCGCTATTGCACATACACGCTGTTAGGGGCTGATGTTATTTCAAGTATTTCTGATTCAGTGTAAATTAACCTTGCCAGATTCATAGTGCTAATTCTTTTAAAGCAGTTCCCAACTCATTAATTTTTTGTATGACTTCATTTTCTTCCAAATAAATTACATACGAATTATTGGTGGCATGAAAGCCATGATTTGTTAAAGTTTTAATCAAGTTATCATTATAATTGCCTAAATCCCTGTAAAAAAAGCGAAGCTTAAATTTATTCTGGAAGTATAAAATATCTATTGCATATTTATTGTTGTTAAATTGCCAATTATCAATATAAGCACAAGGGCGTTCCTCACTGTCATCACCTGCGGCAAAGTAGTAATTTGCTTTTGAAGCAAAAGGGGAAAACTCTTTTCCTTCCAAATTATCAAGGAAAAATGAATAAGAATAAAGTTCGGCGTGTGCGCCACTCATTCGCTCACCGCTGAACAAGACAAAGCCATGACTGGAGTTTTTTCTCACATAACGTTTTGTTCCTAAATAATTAAACAATCGTGGAGTTTGAATAAACCTGCTACGCCAATCTGTGACTTCGTTACTATTTTTAATCATTTCCAGCAATGCAGTAAGGTTATTCGCATCAAGTTCATTAAAAATTTGCTTAATGATGTCGCTATGTAATTTATGGTTTTTGTCTCTCTTCAAAAATCGCTTCCAGCTAATATCACGGTCGAAATTGATTAAGAAACTTTGGTTGCTGCCTTCTGTAATCAAATAATCGCCTTTTGTCAATAAAGCTCGTTCCCATATAAAATCAGGGAAAGTATTTAAACCTTTATCGCTAAATATTTTTAATGCTATATCCCTATATTTCACAAACTGTTCCTTGAAGGTTTTATCTTCAAGAGTGCTCCAATCGCAATGATGATTTGCGTTGAAATATTCTTCGATACCGCTTAAAAATAGTATAAACCCAATTTGACCTTTAAAATATCCATGCTTTTCAACAGGGTAAAGTAGCTCATCCCACTTGTTTTGTTTTAAGAGTAAATGGGCTTTTATCTTTTCTTCTTTGAATTGTATTTCATCGAAACCGCTAATTTTATCAAGCGTTGATATGTATGTTAAAATCTCATTGCTATGTTCAAGAAGTTGATTTATTCCTCGAATAGAATTAATAAATTCCTTTTCATTGTTGTAAGGTGCTGTGTTCTCTGTTAAATTGTAGATAACCCGCATCCAATTTTGTAAGCCTTCAATATCTTCAAAACCTTTGGCTGTTTTCCATTGAATCAAATATTGACAATAGGCATGGAGTTTAATCCTTTCTACATAACCGGCTTGAACAAAATCATTGTTGACAACCATATCAAACTGTTCCGCTTCATTATAATAAAATGAATCCGGTAAATAACTCTTCACTTTTTTGTTCCCGTTCTTTATTAAATCAAGAATAGTTATGAGGTCAATTACCGTTTTCTCGTTTAGACAGGCATTTTTTGAATACTGCTGAAATGAAATATCTTCGTTATGCTTGTCTATTAAATATTTGAGAAATACAACATTATCAGAACTAGCAGCATAATTATTTACCACAATTGCCCTGATGAAATTCATTATCAGTTTATCAAATTTCTTTTTGTCTGCGAGTGTATGGCTCCAAAACAAATTTGACCAATCGGTGTCAAGTTTATGGGCGAAATAGGTTTTAACATCAACCTTATTCGTCTTTCCATCAAAAGGTAAGGTGTAAGAATGATTTGCATTGAAGTCCGACTTTTTTAAATGCTGTTCAAATTTTGCTTTAAAGTTTTCGTAAGGTGAAAGTGGAATGCCCCTAGCATTCATTTTTATGTACAAATCATCGGTAAGGTTAAATTCTTTCAAATCAAGAAACTGGAAGGTGATTACAGGATTATCAACACTTATCAGCCTCTGAAAGTAACCCTCTGTGTTGTAAAATTTAGCATGAATAGCATCGAGCATTACAAGCATAGACTGGATGGTGGGGTCGGTTTCCCACGAAAGAAAATACCAACTACTATCTTTAATGGTCTTTGATAAGCTGTTTTTTTTACCATTATCGGGCTCAAGGAGATTATTTAAATCCAAATCTGCTAATAATAATGCATCACAAAATTCCCTTGAACTGGTACGTGTTTCATAAGAAAATTTTGATTTTGGATTTTCACCCTGTTTGCTGTATACCAGATGTTCTCTGAGTTTATCAATCTCATCGTCTTTT
This genomic interval carries:
- a CDS encoding (Fe-S)-binding protein: MVKQIVFIIALLITLGVFAYTISKIINNFKLTKANFPIKNIGKRFKNMLKVAFGQTKIFRRPVIGLMHAIVFWGFCVILFGSIEMVIDGVGRLERSLGVLGGFYDFMIAFGDIFALLIAISIIAFLIRRIFMHIPRFSGIEMKKKSHQDANVALTLILLLMISLLGLNSAYVQLKAVTGTPSVGVFPVSNYLSDILYANASVHQLHIWHDIFWWMHILLIFLFANILPYSKHFHVFLSVPNTFLVRLEPLGKLTNMDEITKEVKLMLDPNAAFDTNEPPAEIQRFGVKDVTDISWKNYFDSLTCTECGRCTSVCPANITGKKLSPRKIMMDVRARMKEKGNIVSKKGKEFDDGKSLLRDYISEEEIWACVTCNACANECPVNINQPTLIVDIRRYLVMEESAAPTGLNTMFSNIENNGAPWQYSPEDRLLWTENM
- a CDS encoding electron transfer flavoprotein subunit alpha/FixB family protein is translated as MSVLIYTENWDNQFKKLSFELVSYGYSVAKMMNTDLKVVSIGNVPEDQLMILGKYGASHIYQVDDNQDFNDRNYTKIIEEVAKKCNAELIIFANNNKGKAISSRLSVRLNAAIATGVSKLPISVNPFVVYKKVFSGKAFADVELKSQTKIITLAQNSFEISENPQTVNIEKLTVSTEASNIKLENTEKQTGKILLNDAEIVVSGGRGMKSPDNWAPLEELASLLGAATACSRPVSDEGWRPHEEHTGQTGKIIAPNLYFAFGISGATQHIAGVSSSKYIVAINTDKDAPIFEQAQYGIVGDAQKVLPQLIQAVKDMQQK
- a CDS encoding electron transfer flavoprotein subunit beta/FixA family protein, encoding MKILVCISNVPDTTTKIKFADDNKSVDFTGVQWVINPWDELALTRAIELKENASNNISSVVVAHVGEATSDPTIRKALAIGADSAIRVNTKADDAFNTAKQLANAVKDEGFDIILCGIESSDHNGSTVGGMLAELLNIDSVTGVSSLEIENGHAKVIREIDGGRETLTVPNTALFVVQKGIAKEPRIAAMRGIMQARTKPIKVVEPVATDSFTQITQLEKPVPRAACKFVDADNAGELITLLQNEAKVL
- a CDS encoding SagB/ThcOx family dehydrogenase; this encodes MKKILLTIIAIMTMTTFISGQDIKLPEPQKNIGKPLMQALSERKSSREFSDKDLSLQELSNLLWAANGFNRPDKRTAPTALNKQELELYFCDRNGIYFYDAKNNVAKLIKKGDYRASAGHQEFVGTAAINILFVCDNSKSAKAEFSYTNCGYISQNIYLYCASEGLATVARGSFDNDKLIKLLNLDSNFKVLLAQSVGYPK
- a CDS encoding PD-(D/E)XK nuclease family protein, producing MSNIDDYSKLIEEFKQIPKFEYHTTYLDICRYPGNRFEEICSRILAFFFQPNNEHGLKDLFLKSLFDTINKENPLYVRDTQITVDTEVQSEDNKRLDILITGTNFIIGIENKIYAPLYNPLDSYKETINKKANQCEINKDKIFKIVLSVKKITDQSELTKMYDNGFVKVYYSEFFENLKKNVGNYFSQANPKYVTIMYDFIETIENMDGRIDDEMVSFFIENKDNVEEMIDQYNKVKQQIQSIRINKISEILNIIKERIDENWTHWDGWLLVIDKFNANTELPRIGIESCYSSYNQNPLGKFIIYITTWSVKDYEPYEEILKIRYPDRIPKKNPYGDNKVYLYVEEIEIDNDNETKVLERLKYHYDELKSVVAELLNKK
- a CDS encoding PD-(D/E)XK nuclease family protein, which translates into the protein METFNLFRNLTFSEAGHTSFLKKLLHRKGKHNQNDLFFKSFVIDVLKSEYLESLSVETEVKTGKKGFVDLILQDKEKKNIYIIENKVKGAKDRPNQLYRYWRNHIKTQEEKGLSGNYKIFYLTINGSKPTAESLSKPIVSAKTTKYKGLPDTLPMDVGLISYKKDIKNWLKDCLSKIDKTNDNQRLIVTLEQYIEWIEKE
- a CDS encoding fused MFS/spermidine synthase; its protein translation is MKRKIVSFIFPITRKIKSEYSGYLELTTFNGRTLLNTENTNYSYGALQRVLKFGLLNTDLSKTRNILVLGLGGGCVIKTLRKEFNYANRITAVEIDPVIIEIAKKEFGISEDDKTKIICDDAFDYVMNDNTMFDLIIIDLFIDNKIPDKFLLLDFWRGIINKLCLGGTIIFNTLCDPHTETKDIENKLMKRGLKYRIHRHVEGSNKILIANYC
- a CDS encoding DUF262 domain-containing protein; its protein translation is MTMNNIEHISGKRLTFFELIKDYHIQIPIIQRDYAQGRITAYEIRNTFLDVLLSYLEENKKHRDLDFVYGNQSNEAIDDETKFIPLDGQQRLTTLFLLHWYLALKDDEIDKLREHLVYSKQGENPKSKFSYETRTSSREFCDALLLADLDLNNLLEPDNGKKNSLSKTIKDSSWYFLSWETDPTIQSMLVMLDAIHAKFYNTEGYFQRLISVDNPVITFQFLDLKEFNLTDDLYIKMNARGIPLSPYENFKAKFEQHLKKSDFNANHSYTLPFDGKTNKVDVKTYFAHKLDTDWSNLFWSHTLADKKKFDKLIMNFIRAIVVNNYAASSDNVVFLKYLIDKHNEDISFQQYSKNACLNEKTVIDLITILDLIKNGNKKVKSYLPDSFYYNEAEQFDMVVNNDFVQAGYVERIKLHAYCQYLIQWKTAKGFEDIEGLQNWMRVIYNLTENTAPYNNEKEFINSIRGINQLLEHSNEILTYISTLDKISGFDEIQFKEEKIKAHLLLKQNKWDELLYPVEKHGYFKGQIGFILFLSGIEEYFNANHHCDWSTLEDKTFKEQFVKYRDIALKIFSDKGLNTFPDFIWERALLTKGDYLITEGSNQSFLINFDRDISWKRFLKRDKNHKLHSDIIKQIFNELDANNLTALLEMIKNSNEVTDWRSRFIQTPRLFNYLGTKRYVRKNSSHGFVLFSGERMSGAHAELYSYSFFLDNLEGKEFSPFASKANYYFAAGDDSEERPCAYIDNWQFNNNKYAIDILYFQNKFKLRFFYRDLGNYNDNLIKTLTNHGFHATNNSYVIYLEENEVIQKINELGTALKELAL